A segment of the Bacillus sp. es.034 genome:
GGAACTGAGAGAGCATGGATATAGCATCAGCTCCGGTACTCTGTATCCGATCCTGCATTCGATGGAAACTGACGGCCTGTTGATAAAAGAAGATAAAAACGTGGACGGAAAAATCAGGAAGTACTATTCCACCACTGACAAAGGAAGTGCAGTCTTGGTAGAGGCCCGACACAAAGCGTTCGAGCTCTTTAAAGAAATCAAAGATTGATAAGAAGGTGAATCACAATGAAAACAGCTATGAATCTTAAAACACTTTTAGAAATCCTTATGATTTCAACGAGACTTGGCTTCACCTCATTTGGAGGGCCTGTTGCCCATCTTGGTTATTTCCATGAAGAATATGTGCGCAGAAGGAAATGGATGGATGAAAAAAGCTATGCTGATCTCGTTGCCCTTTGTCAGTTCCTGCCTGGACCGGCAAGCAGTCAGGTCGGGATGGGTATAGGCATTATGCGTGCCGGCGTGCTTGGGGGTATTGTTTCTTTTCTCGGATTCACTCTCCCTTCGATTGTAGCATTAATACTCTTTGCACTCGTCCTCCAGGGTGTGGGGGTGACGGATGCTGGATGGATCCATGGATTAAAAATCGTTGCAGTTGCAGTAGTCGGTCATGCGATCTTAGGGATGGCACAAAAGTTGACGCCGGATTTAAAGAGAAAAGCCATTGCCCTGTTCGCTCTGGTAGTCATTTTGATGTGGCAGACCGCCATCTCCCAAGTGGCAGTGATCCTTCTGTCTGCTCTTATCGGCTTCC
Coding sequences within it:
- a CDS encoding PadR family transcriptional regulator gives rise to the protein MEEKVLRKLFLGFIQIHILHHAKEEPIYGTWMLEELREHGYSISSGTLYPILHSMETDGLLIKEDKNVDGKIRKYYSTTDKGSAVLVEARHKAFELFKEIKD